A region of the Bacteroidota bacterium genome:
TGGTGGGATAAGTGCATTAGCACCAAACCAAAGAACAGTTTTGTCAAAACTAGGATTAAAAGCACTTATCGGTGGAACAATTGCTTCTTTGCTTACAGCAAGTATTGCAGGAATGATAATCGGTTTTTAACTTACCTTTAAAATAATAATTTATTTTAGGAAAAAACAAACAATTTGTTATCAAATAAATAATTATTATATTTGCAAATATATTAAAGATATATTCAATTTTATTAGTGCATGAATCAAGTAAAACTACAAAAATTTATACTCATATTAGCAGTAAAGGGCTTGGTGGTATTGATAACCCCTTGGATGATATGGACTTATAGGCTTTTGGGTGTATCTGCATATAATGGAAATAAACGGAAGTTCTGTTTATATTGATGTTAGCACACATTTAAATGAAGTTAGTAGAACCAGAAGTTATAAAGGATTTATTAAGTTTTCTTGTAGAGAAGAAACTGGACAATAATATTTCTTCATATATTTCGATAAAGAATGCTTTATATAGTTTCTCAATACCCATATCAAAGGTTGCAATTAATCAAGGAATTCCATTGTTTAGGATGAGAGTACATGATGAAATTCATACGAACCTTGAAGAAG
Encoded here:
- a CDS encoding nucleoside transporter C-terminal domain-containing protein, whose product is GGISALAPNQRTVLSKLGLKALIGGTIASLLTASIAGMIIGF